A single window of Aspergillus flavus chromosome 4, complete sequence DNA harbors:
- a CDS encoding putative transcription initiation factor TFIID subunit 7, producing MSEGRPSLKLTFGKKKAPEEPPKKPAPPPPSETPQRKLTLKIARKPTTEGEPEKAKKKKPSKKRPADEPAVSEPSASRPPPEQPAGPKRLKLNPSKKPGVQSIRIKNKGLVPNRPVGVGYDSEASDTEIDPSIEEGFILRMLPGEECEYLRRAIAERRFDRSEFSFKPLTREGRRAVFRVRDKQFAAALVDLPCIIEGMKSWDRRGWYKSGDICQMLLVLGPVANEKEALEYPLPPEVERGDDKTLQYAHGLTPPLQWVRRRRFRERVSTRTIEQVEKAVEDLIAQDEAAVGIPRYELVDSASLNRAEGLVQSGEYDEYDDEQDAEGEWDMGMEEAPGIFEDFEDALAAEMEAALAADDNAAPPAPAATPVDSGVYQAGTPMATKPSTPAAESSGDESDESDGDERGAAEDGLDEEQLEQRQQMQQQREEIAELEALIRTETAKWEKMQNQILKNKLARRIQELKKDLSLKKVSIGEGDEDA from the coding sequence ATGTCTGAGGGTCGCCCGTCGCTGAAGCTCACCTTCGGCAAGAAAAAGGCGCCAGAGGAACCACCCAAGAAACCAGctccccctccaccatcAGAAACCCCTCAACGCAAGCTCACACTGAAAATCGCACGCAAGCCAACCACGGAAGGAGAAccagagaaagcaaagaagaaaaagccatcAAAAAAGCGACCAGCCGATGAGCCCGCCGTCAGCGAGCCTTCTGCATCCCGGCCCCCGCCAGAACAACCAGCAGGACCCAAACGTTTGAAGTTAAACCCTTCCAAGAAACCCGGTGTGCAGTCGATTCGAATTAAGAATAAGGGTCTGGTTCCCAATCGACCAGTTGGTGTTGGATACGACTCTGAAGCGTCGGATACGGAAATCGATCCCTCTATAGAGGAAGGGTTTATCCTACGTATGCTTCCTGGGGAAGAATGCGAATATCTACGACGTGCCATCGCCGAGAGGCGATTTGATCGCTCAGAGTTCTCGTTCAAACCGCTTACCCGCGAAGGACGACGTGCAGTTTTTAGAGTTCGAGACAAGCAATTTGCTGCGGCTTTGGTGGATTTGCCATGTATCATTGAAGGTATGAAGAGTTGGGATCGTCGTGGATGGTACAAGTCGGGGGATATCTGTCAGATGCTGTTGGTGCTGGGCCCGGTTGCGAACGAGAAAGAAGCTCTGGAGTACCCGCTCCCTCCCGAGGTCGAACGCGGCGATGATAAGACTCTGCAGTATGCTCATGGTCTGACACCGCCTTTGCAGTGGGTGCGCAGGCGGCGGTTCCGTGAGCGAGTTAGTACTCGGACGATTGAACAGGTAGAAAAAGCTGTGGAGGATTTAATAGCACAGGATGAAGCCGCTGTGGGCATCCCTCGTTACGAGTTGGTCGATAGCGCGTCGCTGAACCGGGCTGAGGGTCTGGTGCAAAGTGGAGAATACGACGAATACGATGACGAGCAGGACGCAGAAGGTGAATGGGACATGGGGATGGAAGAGGCGCCTGGTATCTTCGAAGACTTCGAGGACGCACTTGCTGCGGAAATGGAGGCTGCTCTGGCTGCCGATGATAATGCAGCTCCTCCCGCTCCGGCTGCGACTCCCGTGGACAGTGGGGTTTACCAAGCCGGCACGCCTATGGCAACGAAGCCGTCCACACCTGCCGCGGAATCGTCGGGCGACGAGAGTGACGAGTCTGATGGAGACGAACGCGGCGCGGCTGAAGATGGTCTGGATGAGGAGCAGCTGGAGCAGCGGCAACAAATGCAACAGCAACGCGAAGAAATTGCGGAATTAGAAGCGCTTATCCGAACGGAGACCGCCAaatgggagaagatgcaaaACCAAATTTTGAAGAATAAGCTTGCCAGACGCATTCAGGAATTGAAGAAGGATCTATCTCTGAAGAAAGTGTCTATCGGAGAAGGCGACGAGGACGCTTGA
- a CDS encoding Bromodomain associated domain protein: MSGPNLHNALLRPPIIQILRAAGFHATRPSVLDTMADLTARYVMILASSASTHAANAHPNNPVPTLEDIYQALQDAGALRPQLREWEEDWHGDEDMRGLEGFLSWFTGPANREIRRIAGFLPSEGDVVDTDFLEKEDYLTVLKKKHSKTGEESRYAGTVLGKNAEEHPIVIEGGAPSIQEWGSQVRSRAPYFAESDSSGVSSAPSNLSDGEGMDV, translated from the coding sequence ATGTCAGGTCCAAATCTACACAACGCTCTGCTCCGCCCACCCATTATCCAGATTCTTCGTGCAGCCGGCTTCCACGCAACCCGTCCCTCAGTCTTAGACACCATGGCTGACCTCACAGCCCGCTACGTGATGATTCTCGCCTCATCCGCAAGCACGCACGCCGCGAACGCCCACCCAAACAACCCCGTTCCGACCCTAGAAGACATCTACCAAGCTCTACAAGACGCAGGCGCGTTGCGACCACAACTCCGCGAGTGGGAAGAAGACTGGCACGGCGACGAAGACATGCGAGGACTAGAAGGGTTTCTCAGCTGGTTCACGGGCCCGGCGAATCGGGAAATTCGACGCATTGCTGGATTCCTACCGAGCGAGGGTGACGTTGTGGATACGGAtttcctggagaaggaggactATCTTACggtgttgaagaagaagcataGCAAGACGGGAGAGGAGTCGCGATATGCGGGAACTGTCCTGGGAAAGAATGCGGAGGAGCATCCGATTGTGATCGAGGGCGGTGCGCCGAGTATCCAGGAATGGGGATCGCAGGTGCGATCGCGGGCGCCATATTTTGCGGAGAGTGATTCGTCTGGGGTTAGTAGTGCGCCGAGCAATTTGTCGGATGGGGAGGGAATGGATGTGTGA
- a CDS encoding pH-signaling protein PalC (unnamed protein product): MVYAFTLPTTSHLSFQTHLTSTTHPSLPQAASTARHALRTALKTHKRLPRGPQQDAHLSTLLTTLTDYLPYLTAITNSLTSTRLPETPSEEIEIALHSEPEPSWRPTLTSASLTLKQPRPKGLGLEYELAFVLTTYAYVLSKLAHTTVTRILYAPTTPTPEARTAAITTATKHLLQASAIHSLLATSPAFAHVSRSVSSAPGIVPDLDPAAQAALASLALAEATLLAVLKDDSYVSACIQARNPNDKEWMVRAPEIPKVRAHLFARLCIRAAEYAEQAAAGLGAVGAQGRAGIEEDLIKYVRVLGRVARARACRFFGVDAELAGKIGEGIAWLRAAKAALGVRGEKQENEVKSRGFSRLKQGWMERREERKMEKDAGRMEKGELGPGDNAGREEEGRVIEMLETKWVRMNDTINTQLIPPSADLVANLPSGRDIHSAPGAYRLQALDDEELVRMRAPPVEDDFGPGSDVDDSEEESGLARDTPSTVPERTDSAYY; encoded by the exons ATGGTCTACGCCTTCACCCTCCCCACAACTTCCCATCTCTCCTTCCAAACCCACCTAACCTCGACCACACACCCATCCCTCCCCCAAGCTGCCTCAACAGCCCGCCACGCCCTCCGCACAGCACTAAAGACACACAAACGCCTACCCCGCGGACCGCAACAAGACGCCCACCTCTCgaccctcctcaccaccctaACCGACTACCTCCCATACCTAACCGCCATAACAAACAGTCTAACCAGCACGCGCCTCCCGGAAACGCCCTCCGAGGAAATCGAAATCGCCCTCCACAGCGAACCCGAACCCTCATGGCGCCCCACCCTCACCTCCGCCTCCCTCACCCTGAAACAGCCCCGGCCAAAAGGCCTAGGCCTTGAATACGAGCTCGCCTTCGTCCTCACAACATACGCCTACGTGCTCAGCAAATTAGCCCACACCACCGTAACCCGCATCCTCTACGCCcccacaaccccaaccccagaGGCCCGCACCGCGGCCATAACAACAGCCACAAAACACCTCCTCCAAGCAAGCGCAATCCACTCTCTCCTCGCTACATCCCCGGCCTTCGCTCATGTCTCTCGCTCTGTGTCTAGCGCCCCGGGAATCGTCCCCGACCTGGACCCCGCCGCGCAAGCTGCTCTAGCGTCCCTCGCCCTGGCGGAGGCGACCCTCCTCGCTGTGCTCAAGGACGACTCCTACGTGTCTGCGTGTATCCAGGCCCGCAACCCCAATGACAAGGAGTGGATGGTCCGCGCGCCGGAGATCCCGAAAGTGCGCGCGCACTTGTTCGCCAGATTGTGTATTCGCGCCGCGGAGTATGCCGAGCAAGCGGCTGCCGGATTGGGTGCCGTTGGGGCGCAGGGACGGGCCGGCATCGAGGAGGATTTGATCAAGTATGTGCGTGTGCTGGGGAGGGTTGCGCGTGCGCGCGCGTGTCGGTTTTTTGGGGTTGATGCGGAGCTGGCGGGGAAGATTGGGGAGGGGATTGCGTGGTTGCGGGCTGCGAAGGCGGCGCTTGGGGTTAGGGGGGAGAAGCAGGAGAATGAAGTGAAGAGTAGGGGGTTTTCGAGGTTGAAGCAGGGGTGGATGGAGCGGAGGGAGGAGcggaagatggagaaggacgcggggaggatggagaagggGGAGTTGGGGCCTGGGGATAATGCTGGgcgggaggaggagggaagggTTATTGAGATGTTGGAGACGAAGTGGGTGAGGATGAATGATACG ATCAATACGCAGCTGATTCCGCCGTCGGCGGATCTTGTAGCGAACTTGCCGTCTGGCCGAGATATTCATTCTGCGCCGGGAGCCTATAGGCTCCAGGCTTTGGACGATGAGGAATTGGTACGCATGCGTGCTCCGCCGGTGGAGGACGATTTCGGACCGGGCAGTGATGTGGATGATAGTGAGGAGGAATCTGGTCTGGCGAGAGATACGCCGAGCACGGTCCCTGAACGGACTGATAGTGCTTATTATTGA
- a CDS encoding putative NADH-ubiquinone oxidoreductase 12 kda subunit (NADH-ubiquinone oxidoreductase subunit): MPTPESAAFLAKKPTVPPTYEGVDFEDNVAVHNARDAIIREQWVRSMMSRLVGEELGKCYAREGVNHLEKCGALREKYFELLKERKIKGYLFQEKNYFEKSA, translated from the exons ATGCCCACCCCCGAGTCCGCCGCCTTCCTCGCCAAGAAGCCCACCGTGCCCCCAACCTACGAGGGCGTCGACTTCGAAGACAACGTCGCCGTCCACAACGCCCGTGACGCCATTATCCGTGAGCAATGGGTCCGCAGCATGATGTCTCGTCTCGTCGGTGAGGAATTGGGGAAGTGCTATGCGCGCGAGGGCGTGAATCATTTGGAGAAGTGTGGGGCTTTGAGAg AGAAGTACTTTGAGCTGTTGAAGGAGCGCAAGATCAAGGGTTACCtgttccaggagaagaactATTTCGAGAAGAGTGCTTAG
- a CDS encoding subunit of Golgi family mannosyltransferase complex, translated as MSLSRSPSPHPAGGGWSSPGLTTGSGSSTPHSGFLSPNPLGPSGISWAAAKAKSDEVRGYPSFSTRNNGFFSRSKRRISATLPSFRVSSRSPNGYIDKDDFGRDRPLSPGRGWRSCGFGRTMLRRRRLRLLIALILVLVGYFYFWTSFLERYRRSSFGGGSKFVIILESNVEGGVMELKGAREWAVERNSIRNKQEYAKQWGYELEVVNMLAKKRYSHEWRESWEKVDIIRETMRKYPHAEWFWWVDLNTWIVESSYSLQDHIFNRLGDISYRDINVYNPLNISHPPTGAYLDDVSRSPVGDGDPSSIQMVLSQDCSGFSLGSFFMRRSVWSERLLDIWWDPVMYEQKHMEWEHKEQDALEYLYTNEPWIRSHVGFLPQRYMNSYPPGACGDGGDPDIHFVEGAGDFMVNLAGCGYGRDCWSELWEYRRISQAINRPWRERVEDKATELYEKFFGRQDNSPQS; from the exons ATGTCCCTTTCTCGATCACCCTCACCCCACCCAGCCGGCGGGGGGTGGTCCAGTCCAGGCCTCACGACAGGCAGTGGCAGTTCGACACCACACAGTGGCTTTTTGTCGCCGAACCCGTTAGGTCCGAGCGGGATCTCGTGGGCAGCCGCCAAAGCGAAGAGCGACGAGGTTCGAGGGTACCCGTCTTTTTCTACGAGGAATAACGGCTTCTTTTCCCGGTCGAAACGTCGCATCTCCGCCACTCTGCCGAGTTTCCGGGTAAGCTCCAGGTCACCGAATGGTTATATTGATAAAGACGACTTTGGACGCGACCGTCCATTATCACCAGGGAGAGGTTGGCGTTCCTGTGGGTTCGGCAGAACCATGTTGCGCCGCAGACGACTACGGCTGTTGATTGCCTTGAttctggttctggttggGTATTTCTACTTTTGGACAT CTTTCCTCGAGCGCTATCGACGATCATCGTTTGGCGGCGGAAGCAAGTTTGTAATCATTCTTGAATCCAATGTGGAGGGTGGCGTGATGGAATTGAAGGGCGCCCGTGAGTGGGCGGTGGAGCGCAACAGCATTCGAAATAAGCAAGAATATGCGAAACAGTGGGGATACGAGCTGGAAGTAGTGAACATGTTGGCGAAGAAGCGGTATTCGCATGAATGGCGCGAAAGCTGGGAGAAGGTCGACATTATCCGCGAGACCATGCGCAAGTATCCCCACGCGGAATG GTTCTGGTGGGTGGACCTAAATACGTGGATCGTAGAGTCATCCTATTCCCTGCAAGACCACATTTTCAACCGTCTGGGCGACATCTCGTACCGGGATATCAATGTCTACAATCCATTGAACATCAGCCACCCGCCGACGGGGGCGTATCTTGATGACGTTTCACGCTCACCGGTGGGCGATGGAGACCCATCATCGATCCAGATGGTGCTGTCGCAAGACTGCAGTGGTTTCAGCTTGGGTTCCTTCTTCATGCGACGATCAGTGTGGTCGGAGCGTCTACTAGACATCTGGTGGGATCCCGTCATGTATGAACAGAAACATATGGAGTGGGAGCACAAGGAACAGGATGCCCTGGAATACTTGTATACCAATGAGCCGTGGATCCGCAGCCACGTTGGATTCCTACCTCAGCGGTATATGAATTCGTATCCGCCTGGCGCCTGTGGAGACGGGGGTGATCCAGATATTCACTTTGTTGAAGGCGCAGGTGACTTTATGGTGAATCTTGCCGGCTGTGGCTATGGCCGCGACTGCTGGTCAGAGCTGTGGGAGTATCGCCGCATCAGCCAGGCGATCAACCGGCCATGGCGGGAGCGCGTAGAAGACAAGGCGACAGAACTCTACGAGAAGTTCTTTGGGCGGCAAGATAATTCGCCGCAATCATAA
- a CDS encoding protein kinase, with product MEATQESTQPCTDPRRMGYNNSGLHEQDVSDIICILHPSSPAAHHAVAASASSAPQHILQRDELAFESSAALDIGLRLSSKVHDLNTGFCFGRNRTRCDLLLARDQNSKRISNQHFRIYLTEDGIIMLEDISTNGTIVDNCRLRKNQRENSRMLTNGSVIQVMNGDQTSDEVRFVVRIPSREGFSMQYTENLLRYFERIQKHRAGTTQVKPRQTSAQPVLQWTVSNTYGMHWTGGPKYNVTGQIGKGAFATVYKLATKQHGAVYAAKELDKRRFMKNGVLDQKVDNEMKIMKDLKHPNIVQYMDHHEHERWIYIIMEYVPGGELSTYLQSTGKIPEDMVKTIARQVLHALQYLHTRKITHRDIKPDNILISSLDPLRVKLSDFGLSKVVQEETFLKTFCGTLLYCAPEVYPEYDSYRRGEVRKRRRLGDPPPKTSPYSQSVDMWSLGAVLYHILAGVPPYMGRGDDRGAQMLRTIMTTDPDVDILRNEGVSEEGIDFVTRLLNRDPQARPTERECFQHPWIAEVEDVDEYDDDEVYANVRGELSDIGEDAEEELDASQLSIHDEPEPEDPAEQEDSDLAQSKRPRIDYPPTDVRYPSLPHIESLKEVQVAADTTPKRLFGEITPSVLGSSDALGSKMHAFEGDNFSINDFISSAGESMVSDGNSLNSILSLPEDPICGSAPSLMGAENLVGQLNMNSWHPGTSNNRPPVVETPAQPTGVKVGDSAEKREAKTKQRTSPGNETPKPAIFSRRIELPMPDTASERSSPESIAQRAKDERHQTKSIPGEIFDIELANTIDAKTGQPILDYPERTAGDAPADPAPTTNPKIVLQPRKPPILLGKLTTLPGSIFELTIPLEDRMTSWGRGPQATVCYPDPMDTRIPAYALEVTFWAPAIESKIRAGLDWMSVPGVMAILSTKTRKCIWVNDTELRRGPEGDTSREGFHFGKLYTGDVITIYQHRHKFLKFRCEFYHGDSACTRPENEKGFTVRKVLVPKDAVANQLPGRKDRNEKK from the exons ATGGAAGCGACCCAAGAATCTACCCAGCCATGCACAGACCCCCGCCGCATGGGCTACAACAACTCTGGTCTCCATGAGCAGGACGTGTCAGACATAATATGCATCTTGCATCCTAGTTCCCCTGCTGCCCACCATGCGGTGGCCGCCTCGGCCAGTTCTGCGCCCCAGCATATCCTTCAGCGGGATGAGCTAGCGTTCGAGAGTTCAGCAGCTCTGGACATTGGGCTTAGGTTGTCATCGAAGGTGCATGATTTGAACACTGGCTTTTGTTTCGGACGGAACAGAACTCGctgcgatcttctccttgcccGTGACCAGAATTCAAAACGTATCTCGAATCAGCATTTCCGTATTTACCTCACTGAAGACGGGATCATTATGCTCGAGGACATATCTACAAATGGCACCATTGTAGACAACTGCCGCCTTCGCAAGAACCAGAGAGAAAATAGTCGAATGCTGACCAACGGCTCTGTCATACAAGTGATGAACGGCGACCAAACCTCAGATGAAGTTAGGTTCGTCGTCCGCATTCCAAGCCGAGAAGGGTTTTCAATGCAGTATACGGAGAATTTGCTACGGTATTTTGAGCGGATACAGAAGCACCGAGCAGGAACCACGCAGGTCAAGCCACGTCAAACCTCGGCACAGCCTGTTCTGCAATGGACGGTTTCCAACACCTACGGAATGCACTGGACAGGCGGGCCTAAGTACAATGTCACCGGTCAGATAGGGAAAGGTGCCTTTGCCACCGTGTATAAGCTTGCCACAAAACAGCATGGGGCCGTGTATGCAGCTAAGGAGCTTGACAAGCGACGTTTCATGAAAAATGGCGTCTTGGACCAGAAAGTGGATAATGAGATGAAGATTATGAAGGACCTCAAACAT CCTAATATTGTTCAATATATGGACCACCACGAGCATGAGCGATGGATCTACATCATCATGGAATATGTCCCCGGTGGGGAGTTGTCGACGTACCTGCAATCCACTGGCAAGATTCCGGAGGACATGGTCAAGACGATTGCCCGCCAGGTCTTGCACGCGCTACAGTATCTCCATACGCGGAAGATCACACATCGGGATATCAAGCCAGATAATATTCTCATCTCCTCGCTCGATCCACTAAGAGTTAAGTTGTCGGACTTTGGGTTGTCCAAAGTAGTACAGGAGGAGACCTTCCTCAAGACCTTCTGTGGCACATTGCTTTACTGCGCCCCTGAAGTTTACCCAGAGTATGATTCCTATCGTCGCGGTGAAGTCAGAAAACGGCGCAGATTAGGTGATCC ACCACCGAAAACCTCTCCGTACAGTCAATCCGTTGACATGTGGTCGCTTGGCGCGGTTCTCTACCATATTCTTGCTGGTGTTCCTCCGTATATGGGCCGGGGCGATGACAGAGGGGCCCAGATGCTACGAACGATCATGACGACCGACCCCGATGTTGATATTTTGCGCAACGAAGGCGTGTCAGAAGAGGGTATCGATTTTGTTACCCGACTTTTGAACCGCGACCCTCAAGCCCGTCCGACAGAACGAGAATGCTTTCAGCATCCATGGATtgctgaggttgaggatgtggatgagtatgatgacgacgaagtATATGCCAATGTCCGGGGTGAACTTTCAGACATCGGTGAGGATGCGGAAGAAGAATTGGATGCATCTCAGCTATCAATCCACGACGAACCAGAACCCGAAGACCCCGCTGAGCAAGAGGATAGCGACTTGGCACAATCCAAGCGGCCGAGGATAGATTATCCCCCCACGGACGTTCGTTACCCATCTCTGCCCCATATTGAAAGTTTAAAAGAAGTCCAAGTTGCTGCTGATACAACACCAAAACGCCTCTTCGGCGAAATCACCCCATCTGTGTTAGGAAGCTCGGATGCGCTGGGTTCTAAAATGCATGCGTTTGAAGGAGACAACTTCAGCATTAATGACTTCATTTCTTCAGCCGGTGAGTCGATGGTCAGCGACGGCAACAGCCTTAACtccatcctttcccttccggAGGATCCTATTTGTGGATCCGCACCAAGCTTGATGGGAGCTGAGAACCTTGTTGGGCAGCTGAACATGAATTCGTGGCACCCTGGCACATCAAACAATCGTCCGCCAGTCGTCGAGACACCGGCACAGCCAACTGGAGTGAAGGTGGGGGATTCTgcagagaaaagggaggcGAAGACAAAGCAGCGAACCAGCCCTGGTAACGAAACCCCTAAACCGGCCATCTTCAGCCGACGGATTGAACTGCCCATGCCTGATACCGCCAGTGAACGCTCGAGCCCCGAGAGTATTGCGCAACGTGCCAAGGACGAACGCCATCAAACCAAATCGATTCCAGGGGAGATTTTCGACATCGAGCTGGCAAATACCATTGATGCCAAAACCGGCCAGCCAATCTTAGACTATCCCGAGAGAACAGCTGGCGATGCTCCAGCCGATCCAGCGCCGACCACGAATCCGAAAATTGTGCTCCAGCCAAGGAAGCCTCCAATTCTCCTAGGAAAGTTGACGACACTTCCTGGGTCGATTTTCGAATTGACCATCCCCCTCGAAGATCGAATGACATCTTGGGGCCGGGGTCCTCAAGCGACCGTCTGCTACCCGGACCCCATGGACACGAGAATCCCAGCATATGCGCTGGAGGTGACATTTTGGGCCCCCGCCATTGAGTCCAAGATAAGGGCCGGTTTGGATTGGATGTCTGTACCTGGTGTGATGGCAATACTCTCAACGAAGACTCGCAAGTGCATTTGGGTGAACGATACGGAGTTGCGCCGAGGGCCGGAAGGGGATACCAGTCGGGAAGGGTTTCATTTTGGCAAACTATACACGGGGGATGTTATCACGATCTATCAACATCGCCACAAATTTTTGAAGTTTCGATGTGAGTTCTATCATGGGGACAGTGCTTGTACCCGACCGGAGAATGAGAAGGGGTTCACCGTGCGCAAGGTCCTGGTGCCCAAGGACGCGGTTGCAAACCAGCTTCCGGGGCGGAAAGATCGGAATGAAAAGAAGTAA
- a CDS encoding uncharacterized protein (expressed protein) has product MPGASSALQINCGIFTSASLLVLWTTTLPRQHPVASLLPDRPSKLKPLSQSRSGLCSGWWMGDFVNCVSFRVLSLVIQELPTNAINCFTDIALALLLNHSSNFHLSFLCSINPAHNIVCELACD; this is encoded by the coding sequence ATGCCTGGGGCCTCTTCCGCCCTTCAAATAAATTGCGGGATATTCACTTCAGCCTCACTGCTTGTTTTGTGGACGACGACCCTACCAAGACAGCATCCTGTCGCGTCCCTGTTGCCGGATCGCCCCAGTAAACTCAAGCCATTGTCACAGTCACGTTCTGGATTGTGCAGTGGATGGTGGATGGGGGACTTCGTCAACTGTGTAAGTTTTCGAGTCCTGTCGCTCGTTATTCAAGAGCTCCCGACTAATGCCATCAACTGTTTCACAGACATAGCCCTTGCCCTCCTTTTAAATCATAGCTCGAACTTCCACTTGTCGTTCCTTTGTTCAATAAATCCGGCCCACAACATCGTGTGCGAGCTTGCTTGTGATTGA
- a CDS encoding Mss4-like protein yields MRTFIDVISGDEVLSDKYTIKEVDDIAYEVDCKLIEFQKPSDDGAYPPFYPYKQTFNAGAPNKTSSEIDVVHEFALHQTNFDQKSYYEHLKRYAAAIEKHLSITNPGRVPAFKKAFKEYVTKMMHHWGSLQCYVGPSLDPNGMVAILNYREDGVTPYFNF; encoded by the exons ATGCGTACCTTTATT GATGTCATCTCCGGTGACGAGGTTTTGTCGGACAAGTACACTATAAAAGAAGTGGATGATATTGCCTACGAAGTAGACTGCAAATTGATAGAATTCCAAAAACCCTCAGATGATGGTGCATATCCACCATTCTATCCTTACAAACAAACTTTCAACGCA GGAGCGCCCAACAAGACCTCCTCTGAAATTGATGTTGTGCATGAGTTCGCCCTACACCAAACCAATTTCGACCAAAAAAGTTATTATGAACACTTAAAGC GTTACGCGGCTGCTATCGAGAAGCATCTCTCTATAACAAACCCCGGCAGAGTCCCAGCGTTTAAAAAAGCCTTCAAGGAGTATGTGACCAAAATGATGCACCATTGGGGATCCTTGCAGTGTTATGTTGGGCCGAGTTTGGACCCCAACGGTATGGTTGCTATTCTTAATTACCGCGAGGATGGCGTCACTCCATATTTTAACTTCTAG
- a CDS encoding threonine aldolase, giving the protein MRPFFRSLIRPPPLLRSALSVQRVAYGQRFIMASLSTASNNKANTWQGVGAAEFDLRSDTMTKPTISMLEAITQTTLLDDVFCEDPVTNDLQAYVAQRTNHEDALLVMSGTMGNQVAIRTHLVQPPYSVICDRRSHIVCHEAGGVSSLTGATVQPIDAKNGSYLTLEDIQKYAVLDDDIHHCPTKLISLENTLDGRVLPLAEARRITEWAHANGIKVHLDGARLWEAVVSGAGSLPEYASLFDSVSLCFSKGLGAPIGSIIVGSREFIKKARWFRKAIGGGVRQAGVLAAAARVALDETFGTDPHGQDGKLRETHTKAKKVTEMWQNLGGKLSQPTETNMVWLDLDAAGLGPNDLGEIGKEKGLKLLGNRIVIHYQVSEEAIARLGEVFELAMSGNYQRSTDKSLPYGSR; this is encoded by the exons ATGCGGCCATTCTTTCGCTCACTCATTCGACCACCACCTTTGCTTCGGTCGGCATTATCTGTCCAAAGGGTCGCATACGGCCAAAGATTCATTATGGCGAGCTTATCGACAGCTTCAAATAACAAGGCCAACACCTGGCAAGGTGTTGGGGCGGCGGAGTTTGACCTGAGAA GCGACACAATGACCAAACCGACCATATCAATGCTCGAAGCGATCACTCAAACAACGCTCCTTGACGATGTCTTCTGTGAAGACCCGGTGACAAACGACCTCCAGGCCTATGTAGCCCAACGCACCAACCACGAAGATGCATTGCTCGTCATGTCCGGCACAATGGGTAACCAGGTCGCGATTCGAACTCACCTCGTGCAGCCGCCTTATTCCGTGATATGCGATCGCCGTTCCCATATCGTCTGCCACGAAGCGGGAGGAGTCAGTTCGTTGACCGGTGCGACGGTCCAACCCATCGATGCCAAAAATGGCAGCTATCTCACCCTGGAGGATATCCAGAAATATGCAGTGCTTGACGACGACATCCACCATTGTCCCACGAAGCTGATCAGTCTGGAAAACACCTTAGACGGCAGGGTTTTACCGCTCGCGGAGGCTCGTAGGATTACAGAATGGGCGCATGCGAACGGAATCAAGGTGCATTTGGACGGGGCAAGGCTCTGGGAAGCGGTAGTGTCCGGGGCCGGTAGTTTACCGGAGTATGCCAGTTTGTTTGACAGCGTGAGCTTGTGTTTCTCCAAGGGTCTCGGAGCGCCTATTGGTAGTATTATTGTTGGGTCCAGGGAGTTTATTAAGAAAGCTAGGTGGTTCCGCAAAGCTATTGGAGGTGGTGTCCGACAAGCAGGGGTACTCGCTGCCGCAGCCCGGGTGGCTCTCGATGAGACCTTTGGCACAGACCCTCATGGTCAGGATGGAAAGCTCCGGGAAACGCATACTAAGGCAAAGAAAGTCACGGAGATGTGGCAAAACCTAGGCGGCAAGCTGTCACAGCCAACAGAGACTAACATGGTGTGGCTGGACCTTGACGCGGCTGGGCTGGGACCCAATGACTTGGGAGAGataggaaaggaaaaggggcTGAAGCTGCTGGGCAATCGGATTGTTATCCACTACC AGGTATCGGAGGAGGCCATTGCGCGTCTAGGGGAGGTGTTTGAATTGGCTATGAGTGGGAACTATCAACGTAGCACAGATAAAAGTTTACCGTACGGTAGCAGGTAG